One Streptococcus sp. VT 162 genomic window, ATCCAACAATTCCGTAGATATCCCCTTCTTGGATGTGAATGGTCACATCCTTGACCGCTGTGATGGTTCTCTTCTTTTGGTGAAAAGTCACATCGATCTGATCTAACTTGATAATATCTCTACTCATAGCTTCTAATCAGCTCCTCTACTAATTCAATATGGGTGTAGTAATCGGCGATTCGCACGTTTTCATCTCCACCATGGTCTCGGCTATTGGCATTTCCTAGACCGAAGGCCACCATGGGTACCTCTAAGGCATCAAAGACCGTATGCATAGGTCCTGTCCCCGCTGTGGTCGGCAAGACTGAAACGCCCTGTGGATAGAATTTCTTGGCCAACTCGATCACATTGAGAATGGCCGGCGCGCTCATATCGCTTCGATAACTCATCTCTCCCAAGGTATAGTATAATTCTACCTTATCAAAGCCATTTTTGTCTAGCTGTTTCCGAATTTTTTCCAGAACATCATGCGGTTCTAAGCCAGGAACCAAACGAACTTCTAACTTGGCACTGGCTTCTGCTGGCAAAATCGTTTTAACCCCTTGACCTTGATAACCTGACTGAATCCCTTCGATATTAAGGGCTGGCTCGAAAAAGAACCGTTTTAGAAAGGCTGCACGTTCCTCTTGTAAGAGAGGCAATTCCAAGCCATAAATGCGACTGATTTCCTCAGGATTGCGTTGGGCGTAGGTATCTACCAAGGCTAGTTCTCGTTCATTTGGCTCTTGAACATCCTCGTACAAGCCTTCTACCAATATACGTCCATCTGCTGCACGTAGACTACTTAGAGCCTGGATAAGATACCATGGAGCTGACTCCACGACACCACCATAACTCGAGTGGATATCCACATCCGCACTTTTTATCTTGGCATCAAAGGTTACAATCCCCTTGTTTCCGCCAGAGATTTCCAGCTGTTCCAAGGCGTTCTTGGTCCCTTGTTCCCAGACTAGCAAGTCCGCTCCACGAAGTTTGTCTGCGTGTTTCTCTAAATACTTATCTAGATCCATGGAAGCAGATTCCTCTGCCCCTTCCATGATAAAGCTGATATTGACAGGGAGGTCATCGT contains:
- a CDS encoding peptidase M20; the protein is MVFPSEQEQIEKFEKDHVAQHYFEVLRTLISKKSVFAQQVGLKEVANYLGEIFKRVGAEVEIDESYTAPFVIAHFKSSRPDAKTLIFYNHYDTVPADGDQVWTENPFTLSVRNGFMYGRGVDDDKGHITARLSALRKYMQHHDDLPVNISFIMEGAEESASMDLDKYLEKHADKLRGADLLVWEQGTKNALEQLEISGGNKGIVTFDAKIKSADVDIHSSYGGVVESAPWYLIQALSSLRAADGRILVEGLYEDVQEPNERELALVDTYAQRNPEEISRIYGLELPLLQEERAAFLKRFFFEPALNIEGIQSGYQGQGVKTILPAEASAKLEVRLVPGLEPHDVLEKIRKQLDKNGFDKVELYYTLGEMSYRSDMSAPAILNVIELAKKFYPQGVSVLPTTAGTGPMHTVFDALEVPMVAFGLGNANSRDHGGDENVRIADYYTHIELVEELIRSYE